In Promicromonospora sp. Populi, one genomic interval encodes:
- a CDS encoding DUF2516 family protein has translation MGFLQWFVMAALALVVFVVQVVAFVDAVRRPDKGFRAEGRLSKVAWLAILGLAAALGFLGLPQGWLQGGFMFGSFLNIIAVAPAIIYWVSVRPRLQPYGTGNKPRGPQSGW, from the coding sequence GTGGGATTCTTGCAGTGGTTCGTGATGGCCGCGCTCGCGCTCGTGGTCTTTGTCGTCCAGGTCGTCGCGTTCGTCGACGCCGTCCGCCGGCCGGACAAGGGCTTCCGGGCGGAGGGACGCCTGTCGAAGGTCGCCTGGCTGGCGATCCTGGGCCTGGCCGCCGCCCTCGGTTTCCTCGGGCTGCCGCAGGGCTGGCTGCAGGGCGGGTTCATGTTCGGCTCCTTCCTCAACATCATCGCCGTGGCGCCCGCGATCATCTACTGGGTGAGCGTCCGGCCCCGCCTGCAGCCGTACGGCACCGGCAACAAGCCGCGCGGTCCCCAGAGCGGATGGTGA
- a CDS encoding FUSC family protein, with product MNSLPGPADEMWRKAMRTLMLRTRLRQGWTRARASLIPIAQASLAAGVAYLVARYVLGHEQPFFAPVAAWVLLGFTAQRDVRRVSEMAVGVAVGVAMGDLVVHLIGSGWWQLSLVLFFSAIAARFIDRGALLVTQAGVQAIIVVGLPSVSGGPLGRWTDALIGGAIALLVALLTPGDTRRRPRALAERAVTELAETLETLARGMRSRDLDDVRAALVLGRASEPVLAEWQEAARDARELARISVGRIHRGELARLEEQAVLVDRAMRSVRVLARRVVPVLEGEHDVQPVAGLIEGFATGVRQLASDVASGGDGARGREALTGVAAQADPRTVGEGDWQVQSLVMLLRSPVVDALEAAGASPGEARDALPEL from the coding sequence GTGAACTCCTTGCCGGGGCCAGCCGACGAGATGTGGCGCAAGGCGATGCGCACCCTCATGCTGCGCACCCGGCTGCGGCAGGGCTGGACCCGCGCAAGGGCGAGCCTCATCCCGATCGCGCAGGCATCGCTCGCCGCCGGGGTCGCATACCTGGTGGCGCGGTACGTGCTGGGGCACGAGCAGCCCTTCTTCGCGCCCGTCGCGGCGTGGGTGCTGCTCGGCTTCACCGCGCAGCGGGACGTCCGCCGGGTGTCCGAGATGGCCGTGGGCGTGGCCGTCGGCGTCGCCATGGGCGACCTGGTCGTGCACCTGATCGGGTCGGGCTGGTGGCAGCTCAGCCTCGTGCTGTTCTTCTCCGCGATCGCCGCGCGGTTCATCGACCGGGGTGCGCTCCTGGTCACGCAGGCGGGTGTGCAGGCGATCATCGTGGTGGGCCTGCCCTCGGTCTCCGGCGGGCCGCTCGGCCGGTGGACGGACGCGCTGATCGGCGGTGCGATCGCTCTGCTCGTCGCGCTGCTCACCCCGGGTGACACCCGGCGCCGCCCGCGCGCGCTTGCCGAGCGGGCAGTGACCGAGCTCGCCGAGACCCTGGAGACGCTCGCCCGCGGCATGCGCTCACGCGACCTGGACGACGTCCGCGCCGCCCTCGTGCTCGGCCGGGCCTCCGAACCGGTGCTCGCCGAGTGGCAGGAGGCCGCCCGAGACGCCCGCGAGCTGGCACGGATCTCCGTGGGGCGGATACACCGCGGCGAGCTCGCCCGGCTGGAGGAGCAGGCGGTGCTGGTCGACCGCGCGATGCGTTCCGTACGGGTCCTGGCCCGCCGCGTGGTCCCGGTGCTCGAAGGGGAGCACGACGTCCAGCCCGTGGCCGGCCTGATCGAGGGCTTCGCGACGGGTGTGCGGCAGCTCGCCTCCGACGTCGCCTCCGGGGGCGACGGCGCTCGCGGACGCGAGGCGCTGACCGGCGTGGCCGCCCAGGCGGACCCGCGGACCGTGGGCGAGGGCGACTGGCAGGTGCAGTCGCTGGTCATGCTCCTGCGGTCGCCCGTCGTCGACGCGCTGGAGGCCGCGGGCGCCTCCCCGGGCGAGGCCCGCGACGCCCTCCCCGAGCTGTGA
- a CDS encoding FABP family protein, translating into MAGPVPDPVEAPLPDAVEAPDVATAGTVWSTETGYWRVSTDRPEGLEDDKHALEVLVSDASGRVTVYIGAAGNGRIDLASDAIARTSTASEVRASKRLYGLVQGRLLWVEELAAFGEPLRSYASAELDRK; encoded by the coding sequence GTGGCCGGCCCCGTGCCGGACCCGGTCGAGGCCCCGCTCCCGGACGCCGTCGAGGCGCCCGACGTCGCCACGGCCGGAACCGTCTGGTCCACCGAGACCGGCTACTGGCGCGTCTCCACGGACCGTCCCGAGGGGCTCGAGGACGACAAGCACGCTCTTGAGGTACTCGTGTCCGACGCCTCCGGGCGGGTCACGGTCTACATCGGCGCCGCCGGCAACGGGCGGATCGACCTGGCGTCGGACGCGATAGCGCGCACGTCGACGGCGTCCGAGGTGCGTGCGTCGAAGCGGCTGTACGGCCTGGTGCAGGGCCGCCTGCTGTGGGTGGAGGAGCTCGCCGCGTTCGGCGAGCCGCTGCGCTCGTACGCTTCGGCGGAGCTGGACCGGAAGTGA
- a CDS encoding DsrE family protein — MRQLVIKTTAGLDRPEATNQAFTVAAAAVASGAEVSLWLTGESAWFALPGRGADLTLDHATPLPDLLEVVLAAGTVTLCTQCAARRDITEADVIPGVRIAGSALFTEEILRDGAQAIVY, encoded by the coding sequence ATGCGCCAGCTCGTGATCAAGACCACTGCAGGCCTGGACCGGCCCGAGGCCACCAACCAGGCGTTCACCGTCGCCGCCGCCGCGGTGGCGTCCGGGGCGGAGGTGAGTCTCTGGCTCACCGGGGAGTCGGCATGGTTCGCCCTGCCCGGCCGGGGCGCCGACCTCACGCTCGACCACGCGACGCCGCTGCCCGACCTGCTGGAGGTTGTCCTGGCCGCCGGGACCGTCACGCTCTGCACCCAGTGCGCCGCGCGCCGCGACATCACCGAGGCCGACGTGATCCCGGGCGTCCGCATAGCGGGATCGGCGCTGTTCACCGAGGAGATCCTGCGGGACGGCGCCCAGGCGATCGTCTACTGA
- a CDS encoding DUF4395 domain-containing protein, giving the protein MTENKGIDPRGPRVGASITAVLLAAVVLLGASTAGLWLLAFIMLSFLLGTVRGAEGSWQGLLFKKFVRPRLSPPAELEDRRPPRFAQGVGLFVTAVGVILGLFGVLPAVPIAAAVAFVAAALNAVIGLCLGCEMYLLLRRTGLVRA; this is encoded by the coding sequence ATGACGGAGAACAAGGGGATCGACCCGCGTGGACCGCGCGTCGGCGCGAGCATCACGGCGGTGCTGCTGGCCGCCGTCGTACTGCTCGGTGCGAGCACCGCGGGGCTGTGGCTGCTTGCCTTCATCATGCTGAGCTTCTTGCTTGGCACGGTGCGCGGCGCCGAGGGCTCCTGGCAGGGTCTGCTGTTCAAGAAGTTCGTCCGGCCGCGGCTGAGCCCGCCGGCGGAGCTCGAGGACCGGCGTCCGCCGCGTTTCGCGCAGGGCGTCGGCCTCTTTGTCACCGCGGTGGGCGTGATCCTCGGCCTGTTCGGGGTGCTCCCGGCCGTGCCGATCGCGGCGGCGGTGGCGTTCGTCGCCGCGGCGCTGAACGCCGTCATCGGACTGTGCCTCGGGTGCGAGATGTACCTGCTGCTGCGCCGGACGGGCCTGGTCCGCGCCTGA
- a CDS encoding TlpA family protein disulfide reductase, with translation MIALVVLVLGTAALGVWWSARQGAVHAPRETPAGIDWASSGIALADRVTFVQFSAEVCAACRSTSRVLGGLTGSGSGVGHREVLVDDHLDLVRTLGVLRTPTVLVVDGGGREVARMSGVVSDTQARQALNRVPTVVAEADVEGQS, from the coding sequence GTGATAGCACTGGTCGTGCTCGTACTGGGCACGGCCGCGCTCGGGGTGTGGTGGTCAGCACGTCAAGGTGCTGTGCACGCGCCCCGGGAGACGCCCGCCGGGATCGACTGGGCTTCGTCGGGCATCGCACTCGCCGACCGCGTGACCTTCGTGCAGTTCTCTGCCGAGGTGTGCGCCGCGTGCCGGTCGACGTCCCGGGTGCTGGGCGGCCTCACGGGTTCCGGCTCCGGCGTCGGGCACCGCGAGGTGCTCGTGGACGACCATCTTGACCTCGTGCGCACCCTGGGTGTGCTCCGCACCCCCACGGTCCTCGTGGTCGACGGCGGCGGGCGCGAGGTCGCTCGCATGAGCGGCGTCGTCTCCGACACCCAGGCACGGCAAGCTCTGAACCGGGTCCCCACTGTGGTGGCCGAAGCGGACGTGGAGGGTCAGTCATGA
- a CDS encoding alpha/beta fold hydrolase — translation MTALSAKPAVRTAATSDYTCALVEGPWQHEFVSSGGSRFHVAVAGPDHRSAPLVLLLHGYPEFWWAWRAQIPALADAGYRVAAMDVRGVGGSDKPPSGYAVPARASDVAGVVRSLGRETAVVVGHGTGGTLAWAVAALYPGATTAVAALSSPHPARTRLSSRAAFTTAALRELAYLQVPTLPERALLRGDLVERTLALGAASPLPADVVELYKTVMRIPFAAHSAAEALRWAVRSTPRMDGRRFGTALRHPLGVPALQVHGGRDGIVRPDRADLDAMYLAPDLRYELIPGAGHYLPEEAPDEVNRLLLNWLARVAPAPR, via the coding sequence GTGACCGCACTCTCGGCCAAACCGGCCGTCCGCACGGCAGCCACCAGCGACTACACCTGTGCCCTCGTCGAGGGGCCGTGGCAGCACGAGTTCGTCTCGTCGGGCGGTTCGCGGTTCCACGTCGCGGTTGCCGGCCCCGACCACCGTTCCGCGCCGCTGGTGCTGCTGCTGCACGGCTACCCCGAGTTCTGGTGGGCCTGGCGGGCACAGATCCCCGCGCTGGCCGACGCCGGGTACCGCGTCGCGGCGATGGACGTGCGCGGGGTCGGCGGTTCGGACAAGCCGCCGTCAGGTTATGCGGTGCCGGCACGGGCGTCGGACGTGGCGGGCGTGGTCCGTTCCCTCGGACGCGAGACCGCCGTGGTGGTAGGGCACGGCACGGGCGGCACGCTCGCCTGGGCCGTGGCCGCCCTGTATCCCGGCGCGACGACGGCGGTTGCCGCGCTGTCCAGCCCGCACCCGGCCCGGACCCGCCTGAGCAGCCGCGCGGCCTTCACGACGGCGGCCCTGCGCGAGCTCGCTTACCTGCAGGTCCCGACGCTGCCCGAACGGGCACTCCTCCGGGGCGACCTGGTGGAACGCACCCTCGCGCTGGGCGCGGCCAGCCCGCTGCCCGCCGACGTGGTGGAGCTGTACAAGACCGTCATGCGCATCCCGTTCGCCGCGCACTCGGCCGCTGAGGCGCTGCGCTGGGCGGTGCGGTCCACCCCCCGGATGGACGGGCGGCGGTTCGGCACGGCGCTGCGCCACCCGCTCGGCGTCCCTGCCCTGCAGGTGCACGGCGGCCGCGACGGGATCGTGCGGCCCGATCGCGCCGACCTGGATGCGATGTACCTCGCACCGGACCTGCGCTACGAGCTGATCCCCGGCGCCGGCCACTACCTGCCCGAGGAAGCCCCGGACGAGGTCAATCGTCTACTGCTGAACTGGCTCGCCCGCGTCGCACCCGCGCCGCGGTAG
- the nth gene encoding endonuclease III, with product MTVSEREPENDTKDEPENRLALVRRARRINRELAATYPDARAELDFTTPLELLIATVLSAQTTDVRVNATTPELFVMYPDAQAYAEADPDELEEILRPLGFFRAKARAVIGLGQALVERYDGEVPGRLKDLVTLPGVGRKTANVVLGNAFGVPGITVDTHFGRLARRLGLTDQEDPVKVEVEVGELFQKKDWTMLSHHLVWHGRRVCIARNPACGACSIAHLCPSYGAGETDPGKAAKLVRPAPQRSASAGLPLVAPR from the coding sequence GTGACCGTGAGCGAACGCGAACCAGAGAACGACACCAAGGATGAGCCGGAGAACCGGCTGGCGCTCGTGCGCCGGGCGCGGCGCATCAACCGTGAGCTCGCGGCGACCTACCCGGACGCCAGGGCGGAGCTGGACTTCACGACGCCCCTGGAGCTGCTGATCGCGACGGTGCTCAGCGCGCAGACCACCGATGTCCGCGTCAACGCGACCACGCCGGAGCTGTTCGTGATGTACCCGGACGCCCAGGCGTACGCGGAGGCGGACCCGGACGAGCTCGAGGAGATCCTGCGGCCGCTCGGCTTCTTCCGCGCCAAGGCGCGGGCGGTGATCGGCCTGGGCCAGGCGCTGGTGGAGCGGTACGACGGCGAAGTTCCGGGGCGGCTGAAGGATCTGGTGACCCTGCCCGGGGTCGGGCGCAAGACAGCGAACGTGGTGCTCGGCAACGCGTTCGGCGTCCCGGGGATCACCGTGGACACCCACTTCGGGCGGCTGGCCCGTCGCCTGGGCCTCACCGACCAGGAGGACCCGGTGAAGGTCGAGGTCGAGGTGGGCGAGCTCTTCCAGAAGAAGGACTGGACCATGCTCAGCCACCATCTCGTCTGGCACGGCCGGCGGGTGTGCATCGCCCGCAACCCGGCGTGCGGGGCGTGCAGCATCGCGCACCTGTGCCCGTCCTACGGCGCGGGTGAGACCGACCCCGGCAAGGCGGCGAAGCTGGTCCGCCCGGCGCCGCAGCGCTCGGCGTCGGCCGGCCTGCCCCTCGTGGCGCCGCGGTAG
- a CDS encoding MmgE/PrpD family protein yields MPYTHHLRVYPSAEPLKRTDQLAWKLAELATDAVEPTPEVTDMVINRVIDNAAVAAASLTRGPAVAARSQAQAHPYTPGSTVFGLAPEATSSPEWAAWANGVAVRELDFHDTFLAAEYSHPGDNIPPILAVAQHAGRAGRDLVRGIVTGYEIQVDLVRTISLHKHKIDHVAHLGPSAAAGIGTLLGLDTETVFQAIGQALHTTTATRQSRKGQISTWKAHAPAFAGKLAIEAVDRAMRGQTSPEPIYEGEDGVVAWLLDGPDAAYDVTLPELGEPRTGILDTYTKEHSAEYQAQAIIDMARALGNERPDLRDPANIASIVLHTSHHTHYVIGSGANDPQKYDPTASRETLDHSVPYIFTVALQDGGWHHVDSYAPARAQRADTVELWRKVTTAEDPEWTRRYHSTDPAEKAFGGRVEITLTSGEVVTREIAVADAHPLGARPFVRENYVRKFRTLATGVLEDAEIERFLGLAERLPELTPAEVRELTIVAAPGVLEAVAAPRGLFELGRA; encoded by the coding sequence ATGCCGTATACGCACCACCTCCGCGTCTACCCCTCCGCCGAGCCGCTGAAGCGCACCGACCAGCTCGCCTGGAAGCTTGCGGAGCTCGCCACGGACGCCGTCGAGCCGACTCCCGAGGTCACCGACATGGTGATCAACCGCGTGATCGACAACGCCGCTGTCGCGGCCGCGAGCCTGACCCGCGGGCCCGCCGTTGCCGCCCGGTCGCAGGCCCAGGCGCACCCGTACACGCCCGGCTCCACGGTCTTCGGCCTGGCCCCGGAGGCGACCAGCAGCCCCGAGTGGGCGGCGTGGGCCAACGGTGTGGCCGTGCGAGAGCTCGACTTCCACGACACGTTCCTGGCCGCCGAGTACTCCCACCCGGGTGACAACATCCCGCCGATCCTCGCGGTGGCGCAGCACGCCGGCCGCGCCGGCCGGGACCTGGTGCGGGGCATCGTGACCGGGTACGAGATCCAGGTCGACCTGGTCCGCACCATCAGCCTGCACAAGCACAAGATCGACCACGTGGCGCACCTCGGCCCGTCGGCCGCGGCCGGGATCGGCACGCTGCTGGGGCTGGACACCGAGACCGTGTTCCAGGCGATCGGCCAGGCCCTGCACACCACGACGGCCACGCGGCAGAGCCGCAAGGGTCAGATCTCCACGTGGAAGGCGCACGCCCCGGCCTTCGCCGGCAAGCTCGCGATCGAGGCCGTGGACCGCGCGATGCGCGGCCAGACCTCCCCCGAGCCCATCTACGAGGGTGAGGACGGCGTCGTCGCCTGGCTCCTCGACGGGCCCGACGCCGCCTACGACGTGACGCTGCCCGAGCTCGGCGAGCCGCGCACCGGCATCCTCGACACGTACACCAAGGAGCACTCCGCGGAGTACCAGGCGCAGGCGATCATCGACATGGCCCGCGCGCTCGGGAACGAGCGGCCGGACCTGCGGGACCCGGCGAACATCGCCTCGATTGTGCTGCACACCAGCCACCACACGCACTACGTGATCGGCTCGGGCGCGAACGACCCGCAGAAGTACGACCCGACTGCGTCGCGCGAGACCCTCGACCACTCGGTCCCCTACATCTTCACGGTCGCGCTGCAGGACGGCGGCTGGCACCACGTGGACTCCTACGCCCCGGCGCGCGCCCAGCGCGCCGACACGGTCGAGCTGTGGCGCAAGGTCACCACCGCCGAGGACCCGGAGTGGACCCGCCGCTACCACTCGACCGACCCGGCCGAGAAGGCGTTCGGCGGCCGCGTCGAGATCACGCTCACCTCGGGTGAGGTGGTCACACGCGAGATCGCCGTCGCCGACGCCCACCCGCTGGGTGCTCGCCCGTTCGTCCGCGAGAACTACGTGCGCAAGTTCCGCACCCTCGCAACGGGCGTGCTGGAGGACGCCGAGATCGAGCGCTTCCTCGGCCTGGCCGAACGGCTGCCGGAGCTCACGCCCGCCGAGGTCCGCGAGCTCACGATCGTCGCGGCGCCCGGGGTGCTGGAGGCCGTTGCGGCGCCGCGCGGCCTGTTCGAGCTGGGGCGTGCCTGA
- the prpB gene encoding methylisocitrate lyase codes for MLYSHLTPAAKRRAFREALAGPDILQLPGAFNPLSAKLIQDKGFDGVYVSGAVLSADLGLPDIGLTTLTEVAGRAGQIARVTDLPTLADADTGFGEPMNVARTVQTMEDAGVAGIHIEDQVNPKRCGHLDGKEVVELGDAVRRIRAAVDGRRDPDFLVMARTDVRGTEPGERGLRLAIDRAKALVDAGADAIFPEAMKDLSEFEAVASALDVPVLANMTEFGKSELFTTKQLHDAGAQLVIYPVTLLRIAMGAAERALEEISASGTQDALVPQMQTRARLYELTDYAAYNHFDSNVFTYKP; via the coding sequence ATGCTCTACTCCCACCTCACCCCGGCTGCGAAGCGCCGCGCCTTCCGCGAGGCCCTCGCCGGCCCGGACATCCTGCAGCTCCCGGGGGCGTTCAACCCGCTGAGCGCCAAGCTGATCCAGGACAAGGGGTTCGACGGCGTCTACGTCTCCGGCGCAGTGCTGTCCGCGGACCTCGGCCTGCCCGACATCGGCCTGACCACCCTGACCGAGGTGGCCGGCCGGGCCGGGCAGATCGCCCGGGTCACTGACCTGCCCACGCTCGCCGACGCCGACACCGGGTTCGGCGAGCCCATGAACGTGGCCCGCACGGTCCAGACCATGGAGGACGCCGGCGTGGCCGGCATCCACATCGAGGACCAGGTCAACCCCAAGCGCTGCGGTCACCTGGACGGCAAGGAGGTCGTCGAGCTCGGCGACGCCGTCCGCCGCATCCGGGCCGCCGTCGACGGCCGCCGCGATCCCGACTTCCTGGTCATGGCACGCACCGACGTGCGCGGTACGGAGCCGGGCGAACGCGGCCTGCGGCTCGCGATCGACCGCGCCAAGGCCCTGGTCGACGCCGGGGCGGACGCGATCTTCCCCGAGGCGATGAAGGACCTCTCCGAGTTCGAGGCGGTCGCCTCGGCCCTCGACGTGCCGGTCCTCGCCAACATGACGGAGTTCGGCAAGTCCGAGCTCTTCACCACCAAGCAGCTGCACGACGCCGGAGCGCAGCTCGTGATCTACCCGGTCACCCTGCTGCGCATCGCGATGGGCGCCGCGGAACGTGCGCTGGAGGAGATCTCGGCGTCGGGCACCCAGGATGCCCTGGTGCCCCAGATGCAGACCCGCGCACGGCTCTACGAGCTCACCGACTACGCGGCGTACAACCACTTCGACTCAAACGTCTTCACCTACAAGCCCTGA
- a CDS encoding bifunctional 2-methylcitrate synthase/citrate synthase: protein MPETTEIRKGLAGVVADTSAISKVNPETNSLLYRGYPVQELAAKKSFEEVAYLLWHGELPTSAQLAEQTATERVHRELPDNVRNAILELPTDCHPMDVCRTAVSILGAHDPQAEDSSVEAELAKALRLWAVLPAVVALDQRRRHNEDLVHPREDLGYSANFLWMTFGKEAEPAVVQAFEASMVLYAEHSFNASTFTARVITSTLADLHSAVTGAIGALKGPLHGGANEAVQETFEEIGTADKAEAWLEDALANKKKIMGFGHRVYKNGDSRVPTMRAVLGDLAEHYGQTEVLDLYNTLENAMGAAKNIKPNLDYPAGPAYHLMGFDTNIFTPLFVASRITGWTAHVMEQRAANALIRPVCEYVGPEQREVP, encoded by the coding sequence ATGCCCGAGACCACGGAGATCCGTAAGGGTCTGGCTGGCGTCGTCGCCGACACGTCGGCGATCTCGAAGGTCAATCCCGAGACCAACTCGCTGCTGTACCGGGGCTATCCGGTACAGGAGCTGGCCGCCAAGAAGTCGTTCGAGGAGGTCGCCTACCTGCTGTGGCACGGCGAGCTCCCGACGTCGGCCCAGCTGGCCGAGCAGACGGCTACCGAGCGGGTGCACCGCGAGCTGCCGGACAACGTCCGCAACGCGATCCTCGAGCTGCCCACCGACTGCCACCCCATGGACGTGTGCCGCACAGCGGTCTCGATCCTGGGCGCCCACGACCCGCAGGCCGAGGACTCCTCGGTCGAGGCGGAGCTGGCCAAGGCGCTGCGGCTGTGGGCGGTCCTGCCCGCCGTCGTCGCCCTGGACCAGCGCCGTCGGCACAACGAGGACCTGGTACACCCGCGCGAGGACCTCGGCTACTCCGCGAACTTCCTGTGGATGACGTTCGGCAAGGAGGCGGAGCCCGCCGTCGTGCAGGCCTTCGAAGCCTCGATGGTGCTGTACGCGGAGCACTCGTTCAACGCGTCCACGTTCACCGCGCGTGTCATCACCTCGACGCTCGCCGACCTGCACTCGGCAGTCACGGGCGCCATCGGCGCGCTGAAGGGCCCGCTGCACGGCGGCGCGAACGAAGCAGTGCAGGAGACGTTCGAGGAGATCGGCACGGCCGACAAGGCCGAGGCCTGGCTCGAGGACGCGCTGGCGAACAAGAAGAAGATCATGGGCTTCGGCCACCGGGTCTACAAGAACGGCGACTCGCGGGTACCGACCATGCGGGCAGTGCTCGGCGACCTCGCCGAGCACTACGGCCAGACCGAGGTGCTGGACCTGTACAACACCCTCGAGAACGCCATGGGCGCGGCCAAGAACATCAAGCCGAACCTCGACTACCCGGCCGGTCCGGCGTACCACCTCATGGGGTTCGACACGAACATCTTCACGCCGCTGTTCGTGGCCTCCCGTATCACCGGCTGGACGGCGCACGTCATGGAGCAGCGCGCCGCGAACGCCCTGATCCGACCGGTGTGCGAGTACGTCGGGCCGGAGCAGCGCGAGGTTCCCTAA
- a CDS encoding Crp/Fnr family transcriptional regulator, whose amino-acid sequence MDDEVVLSAPLFADMEGEETRALFESMVPVELVRGDVLFREGEPGDRLYVIAQGKIKLGRRSSDGRENLLSILGPGEMFGELSLFDPGPRTASASSVSDSVVYELRHDSLVRWIADHPGVATQLLGALARRLRRTNETLADLVFSDVPGRVAKALLDLSTRFGEPNDDGIRVAHDLTQEELAQLVGASRETVNKALADFATRGWVRREGRAVVLLDLDRLERRAR is encoded by the coding sequence GTGGACGACGAAGTCGTACTCTCTGCCCCCCTCTTCGCGGACATGGAAGGCGAGGAGACGCGCGCGCTCTTCGAGTCCATGGTGCCCGTGGAGCTGGTCCGGGGTGACGTGCTCTTCCGCGAGGGCGAGCCGGGCGACCGGCTCTATGTCATTGCACAGGGCAAGATCAAGCTGGGTCGCCGGTCGAGCGACGGCCGCGAAAACCTGCTGTCGATCCTGGGGCCGGGCGAGATGTTCGGGGAGCTCTCCCTGTTCGACCCGGGCCCCCGGACCGCTTCGGCCTCGTCCGTCTCCGACTCCGTGGTCTACGAGCTGCGGCACGACTCGCTCGTGCGCTGGATCGCCGACCACCCCGGTGTGGCCACCCAGCTCCTCGGCGCGCTCGCGCGCCGCCTTCGGCGCACCAACGAGACGCTCGCGGACCTCGTGTTCTCCGACGTCCCGGGCCGCGTGGCCAAGGCGCTGCTGGACCTGTCGACCCGGTTCGGCGAGCCCAACGACGACGGCATCCGCGTGGCGCACGACCTCACTCAGGAAGAGCTGGCGCAGCTCGTCGGCGCCTCGCGCGAGACCGTGAACAAGGCCCTGGCCGACTTCGCGACCCGTGGCTGGGTCCGCCGCGAGGGCCGGGCAGTGGTGCTGCTGGACCTGGACCGGCTGGAGCGCAGGGCGCGCTGA
- a CDS encoding metallophosphoesterase, whose translation MGTLGNVGKALGIAGAVAVAGIAYAHVETKLFRVRRVTVPLLPPGQRPIRVLHFSDLHLTPSQRTKQAWVRSLAALEPDLVINTGDNFGHPEALAPLLDVLGQLMDVPGAFVMGSNDYYAPTFKNPARYLLSDARVEREDKVPLPSDSLAKAFTYAGWVDLDNQRGLVELRDGRTVGLVGMDDPHLELDVMPEPGRAPGEEDAVLRLGVVHAPYKRVLNQLKDDGVDAIIAGHTHGGQLCLPFYGALVTNCDLDRGRASGLHGWPGPRPDREGGEDSTWLHVSAGAGTSPYAQVRFACRPEATLMTLTAAPR comes from the coding sequence ATGGGCACGCTGGGTAACGTCGGCAAGGCCCTCGGGATCGCCGGGGCTGTCGCCGTCGCCGGGATCGCCTACGCGCACGTCGAGACGAAGCTCTTCCGCGTGCGGCGGGTCACCGTTCCGCTGCTGCCCCCTGGCCAGCGGCCGATCCGGGTGCTGCACTTCTCCGACCTGCACCTCACGCCGAGCCAGCGCACCAAGCAGGCCTGGGTGCGGTCGCTGGCCGCGCTCGAACCCGACCTGGTGATCAACACCGGTGACAACTTCGGGCACCCGGAGGCACTTGCCCCGCTGCTCGACGTACTGGGGCAGCTGATGGACGTCCCCGGGGCGTTTGTCATGGGCTCGAACGACTACTACGCGCCGACCTTCAAGAACCCCGCCCGGTACCTGCTCTCGGACGCTCGCGTCGAGCGTGAGGACAAGGTGCCGCTGCCCTCGGACTCGCTCGCCAAGGCGTTCACCTACGCCGGCTGGGTGGACCTGGACAATCAGCGGGGCCTGGTCGAGCTGCGCGACGGTCGCACGGTCGGGCTGGTCGGCATGGACGATCCGCACCTCGAACTGGACGTCATGCCCGAGCCGGGCCGGGCGCCCGGTGAGGAGGACGCGGTGCTGCGCCTCGGCGTTGTGCACGCGCCGTACAAGCGGGTGCTGAACCAGCTCAAGGACGACGGTGTCGACGCCATCATCGCCGGCCACACGCACGGCGGGCAGCTCTGCCTGCCGTTCTACGGCGCGCTCGTGACGAACTGCGACCTGGACCGTGGCCGGGCGTCCGGCCTGCACGGCTGGCCCGGCCCGCGGCCGGACCGGGAGGGCGGCGAGGACTCGACGTGGCTGCACGTCTCGGCGGGGGCGGGCACGTCGCCCTACGCACAGGTCCGCTTCGCCTGCCGCCCGGAGGCGACCCTGATGACGCTGACGGCGGCGCCGAGGTAG